One genomic window of Gammaproteobacteria bacterium CG11_big_fil_rev_8_21_14_0_20_46_22 includes the following:
- the trbB gene encoding P-type conjugative transfer ATPase TrbB: MMAKNQEQAELKIDFLKKMLGSRICAALQDDDITEIMANPDGSVWFESRSKGMFKDSEIGEFEAQNFLLQLARLQDLFLNFENPYLETLLPFNRERLEGTIAPISDRASFTIRKPAKFVYPLEDYLKKKIINKAQFDFICDALLARKNIIVSGGPGTGKTTLSNAIVKKMSEICDRSQRVLVLEDTAELKCEMPNVLSMVTSQNVSMTTLLKIAMRSRPDRILVGEVRDAAALDLLKSWNTGCPGGIATIHANSAESSVLRLISLAQEANVPPPNDLVAETVDVLINVVRNSKHKAGREVKSISAIKGFNGKKFEFTQVA, encoded by the coding sequence ATGATGGCTAAGAACCAAGAACAGGCTGAACTTAAAATTGACTTTCTCAAAAAAATGTTAGGGAGCCGTATCTGTGCAGCACTGCAAGATGATGACATTACCGAGATCATGGCAAATCCTGATGGTTCTGTCTGGTTTGAGTCAAGATCAAAAGGGATGTTTAAGGATTCTGAAATAGGGGAGTTTGAGGCACAAAACTTTTTATTGCAGCTTGCAAGACTACAAGATTTATTTCTGAATTTTGAAAATCCTTATCTTGAAACCTTGCTGCCCTTTAATCGCGAACGTTTAGAAGGGACGATTGCACCAATCAGTGATCGCGCCTCATTTACCATCAGAAAACCCGCAAAATTTGTTTATCCACTAGAAGACTATTTGAAGAAAAAAATCATTAATAAAGCACAATTTGATTTTATTTGTGACGCATTGCTAGCGCGTAAAAATATTATCGTATCTGGTGGCCCTGGTACGGGTAAAACGACACTTTCCAATGCGATTGTTAAAAAAATGAGTGAGATTTGTGATCGATCACAGCGCGTACTGGTATTAGAGGATACGGCTGAACTTAAATGCGAAATGCCTAATGTATTGTCTATGGTGACGAGCCAGAATGTATCGATGACCACGTTACTTAAAATAGCGATGCGCTCACGACCCGATCGTATTTTGGTGGGTGAAGTACGTGATGCGGCGGCGCTAGATTTATTAAAGTCTTGGAATACAGGGTGTCCTGGTGGTATTGCGACGATCCACGCTAATTCCGCAGAAAGTTCGGTGTTACGGCTCATTTCACTTGCGCAAGAGGCGAATGTGCCACCGCCGAATGATCTCGTCGCGGAAACAGTCGATGTTTTAATTAACGTGGTACGAAATTCCAAGCATAAAGCAGGTCGGGAAGTTAAATCCATTTCAGCGATTAAGGGATTTAACGGTAAAAAATTTGAGTTTACTCAAGTCGCTTAA
- the trbL gene encoding P-type conjugative transfer protein TrbL, with translation MLHAAVSTGVLDQVLQEFLQALQHDYTRIEELAKGLFYYLAGLQIVISAVWLMFKGDPIEATVKTIQIFFTISVFYTLVLFGGSWMPQLINGFISIGTTSSGITSLTPSSVMGQGVSIGFAIMDNFSHWGWITHPFGSLLACAILIAIIILYALLAAEIAIILIKSYVLISLSGLMFAFGANEVVRPIAMNYFKAVIGIGLQLLVFYLIMGVGVQIGQDWANLIGQAAQQHELKPFLVVMAAVIVFYMVVKNVPPFIAGLSGVGGFRSYGDAAVGAAMTAGGVGARAAMTAATMGAGGAQALGQVGKGVAQSVGSVAQGVQSGMRGHHAAGRAAMNVGAAAGGSIKDSVMKANQHMSFGQKFNAKMSQRMSQQAAQASKASSPGGDFKSNQVKK, from the coding sequence ATGTTACACGCGGCGGTAAGCACAGGTGTTTTAGATCAAGTTCTGCAAGAATTTTTGCAGGCCTTGCAACACGATTACACGCGTATAGAAGAGCTAGCAAAAGGGCTTTTTTATTATTTGGCTGGCCTTCAGATTGTGATTAGTGCCGTTTGGCTGATGTTTAAAGGTGATCCCATTGAAGCAACGGTTAAAACCATCCAAATATTTTTTACCATTTCAGTTTTTTACACCTTAGTATTATTTGGCGGTTCATGGATGCCACAGTTAATTAATGGATTTATTTCCATTGGCACAACGTCATCGGGGATCACTTCGTTAACTCCATCCTCTGTGATGGGGCAGGGCGTTTCTATTGGCTTTGCCATCATGGATAACTTTAGCCATTGGGGTTGGATAACGCACCCCTTTGGTAGTTTGCTAGCTTGCGCGATTCTCATTGCCATCATCATTCTTTACGCATTACTAGCGGCTGAAATTGCCATTATTTTAATTAAAAGCTACGTCTTGATTTCGTTAAGTGGATTAATGTTTGCGTTTGGCGCGAATGAAGTCGTGCGCCCCATTGCAATGAATTATTTTAAAGCGGTGATCGGTATTGGACTTCAATTGTTGGTGTTTTATCTCATCATGGGTGTTGGCGTTCAGATCGGACAGGATTGGGCAAACCTTATTGGGCAGGCCGCACAGCAACACGAATTAAAACCATTCTTGGTGGTCATGGCAGCCGTGATCGTCTTTTACATGGTCGTTAAAAATGTACCGCCTTTTATTGCAGGATTATCCGGTGTCGGTGGCTTTAGAAGTTACGGTGACGCGGCTGTTGGTGCTGCAATGACAGCGGGTGGCGTTGGCGCAAGAGCCGCAATGACCGCAGCAACGATGGGTGCCGGTGGCGCACAAGCACTCGGTCAGGTGGGTAAAGGGGTGGCTCAGTCTGTTGGGTCAGTTGCTCAAGGCGTGCAAAGTGGTATGAGAGGGCATCATGCGGCAGGTCGTGCCGCAATGAATGTCGGCGCAGCAGCGGGCGGCTCTATCAAAGACAGCGTCATGAAAGCCAATCAACACATGAGTTTTGGTCAAAAATTCAACGCTAAGATGTCGCAGCGCATGTCGCAACAGGCAGCGCAAGCGAGCAAAGCCAGTAGCCCTGGTGGAGATTTTAAATCAAATCAGGTTAAAAAGTAA
- a CDS encoding conjugal transfer protein TrbC, protein MKRRLYKLSGALMCLLFAASAQASTVAQYPWAQTLTKIMDSLDGPVAYACAGIAIVIAGLSMAFLDLQGGAKKFVQAALGISIAFGAVTLLSTFFSFSGALVI, encoded by the coding sequence ATGAAAAGACGTTTATATAAACTATCAGGCGCGTTGATGTGTTTGCTTTTTGCCGCATCAGCACAAGCCTCAACCGTTGCGCAATACCCTTGGGCGCAAACACTGACGAAAATCATGGATTCGCTTGATGGGCCAGTTGCTTATGCTTGCGCTGGTATTGCCATTGTTATTGCGGGTCTGTCAATGGCATTTCTGGATTTACAAGGTGGCGCTAAGAAATTTGTACAAGCCGCTTTGGGTATTTCTATTGCTTTTGGCGCGGTGACGCTGTTATCCACGTTCTTTAGTTTTAGTGGTGCATTAGTTATTTAA
- a CDS encoding integrase: protein MSHKIPRPLFDTTEFTEDTQCPAEFNAQDFSAAKQFLIAYKGSYATFNTYRREVERLMQWSWLVAKKSLRELRRQNLEKYIQFCQKPPEKWIGLKKPPRFIEKDGARVPNPTWRPFVVSVSKSAHRKGEKPQIKDFEFSKTAIKDLFAVLSTFYNFLIAEDYTEVNPVLQIRQKSRFIQKTQTATKIRRLSQLQWNYVIRAAEDMAERNPEQHMRTLFIMNVLFAMYLRISELAASDRWTPKMCDFYRDHDNHWWFVTVGKGNKKRQIAVSDAMLKALKQWRKYLKLSLLPSPADQSPLLPKTKGKGPITSTTYIRRLVQSCFDVAIIQLHNDKKKEEAESLLDATVHWLRHTGISEDVKTRPREHVRDDAGHSSSAITDHYIDIELHERHASAKNKPVKLENKKPND, encoded by the coding sequence ATGTCGCATAAAATACCTCGCCCCTTGTTTGACACGACGGAATTTACGGAGGACACGCAATGCCCAGCAGAATTTAATGCGCAGGATTTTTCTGCTGCAAAGCAATTTTTAATCGCTTATAAAGGTAGTTACGCTACGTTTAACACCTATCGACGAGAAGTCGAACGATTAATGCAATGGTCGTGGCTTGTTGCTAAAAAATCCCTTCGTGAACTTCGGAGACAAAACTTAGAAAAGTATATCCAATTTTGTCAAAAACCACCGGAAAAATGGATTGGACTTAAAAAACCACCTCGTTTTATCGAAAAAGACGGGGCTAGAGTCCCAAACCCTACGTGGCGACCTTTTGTAGTCTCCGTCTCTAAATCAGCACATCGCAAAGGGGAAAAACCACAGATTAAAGATTTTGAATTCTCAAAAACAGCTATTAAAGATTTATTTGCGGTTTTAAGTACATTTTATAATTTTTTAATTGCTGAAGATTACACAGAGGTTAATCCAGTTTTGCAAATACGTCAGAAAAGCCGATTTATTCAAAAGACACAAACAGCAACTAAAATAAGGCGATTAAGTCAATTACAGTGGAATTATGTTATTCGCGCTGCCGAAGATATGGCAGAACGTAATCCAGAGCAACACATGAGAACCTTATTTATCATGAATGTGTTATTTGCCATGTATCTTAGAATTTCTGAGTTAGCTGCAAGTGATCGTTGGACGCCTAAAATGTGTGATTTTTATCGTGATCACGATAATCACTGGTGGTTTGTTACCGTGGGCAAGGGCAATAAAAAACGGCAAATTGCTGTCAGTGACGCTATGCTCAAAGCACTTAAACAATGGCGCAAGTATCTAAAGTTATCCCTTCTACCCTCTCCAGCCGATCAATCGCCTTTATTACCAAAAACAAAGGGAAAAGGCCCCATTACCAGCACCACCTATATTAGACGATTAGTACAGTCTTGTTTTGATGTTGCAATCATTCAATTGCATAATGATAAGAAGAAAGAGGAAGCCGAATCGCTGCTTGATGCGACCGTTCATTGGCTGCGCCATACTGGCATTTCAGAAGACGTTAAAACACGCCCAAGAGAGCATGTTAGAGATGATGCTGGCCATAGCTCAAGCGCGATTACCGATCACTACATTGACATAGAGCTACATGAACGCCACGCTTCAGCAAAGAATAAACCAGTAAAACTAGAAAACAAAAAGCCAAACGATTAA
- the trbJ gene encoding P-type conjugative transfer protein TrbJ yields MLKLHKLRKVFMVVSLLSLTVYQSAFAMLPVIDAVNAKLNLVTSLKTATMVIQQVQQIKNQLQAIQYQATNLKTLSGQNWDNARQSLNQLASAMQQGNALAYSASNVDQQFKKQFPGYTGEQGGTTDYSGQYQKWVQTNQDTMNGVIDQINASYEQQSQEEALDQLLAQKAKTPQGRMQALQVGNEIAAEQIAQMQKLKATMMAQANAQAEYYAYQAQKDAAKQQSVDAVVKTSGSAYPQYQGKSQFGLIPQFGNGE; encoded by the coding sequence ATGCTTAAACTTCATAAGTTACGTAAAGTATTTATGGTTGTATCGTTATTAAGTTTGACTGTTTACCAGTCTGCTTTTGCGATGCTACCTGTGATAGATGCAGTGAATGCAAAACTGAATTTAGTGACCTCCCTAAAAACAGCCACCATGGTGATACAGCAAGTACAACAAATCAAAAACCAGCTTCAAGCCATACAGTATCAGGCCACGAACTTAAAAACCTTATCCGGTCAGAATTGGGATAATGCGAGGCAATCGTTAAACCAATTAGCGAGTGCGATGCAGCAGGGCAATGCATTAGCTTATTCTGCATCAAACGTCGATCAACAATTTAAAAAACAATTTCCAGGTTATACCGGCGAACAAGGGGGAACAACCGATTATTCTGGCCAGTATCAAAAATGGGTGCAAACGAATCAAGACACCATGAACGGTGTCATAGATCAAATCAACGCGAGTTATGAGCAGCAATCACAAGAAGAAGCACTGGATCAACTATTAGCGCAAAAAGCCAAGACACCACAAGGGCGTATGCAAGCATTGCAAGTCGGTAATGAAATTGCGGCAGAACAAATTGCGCAAATGCAAAAGCTTAAAGCGACGATGATGGCACAGGCAAATGCACAGGCGGAATACTATGCCTATCAAGCACAAAAAGACGCGGCTAAACAACAATCGGTGGATGCGGTGGTAAAAACGTCGGGTTCTGCTTATCCCCAGTATCAAGGTAAATCCCAATTCGGATTGATTCCGCAATTTGGAAACGGGGAATAA